A window of Bradyrhizobium sp. AZCC 1719 genomic DNA:
CCCAAGAGCGGGCATTGGCGGTCGGCTCTTTCCAGCCCTCGATGGTTTCGTAGACCGGCACCACCCGGGCCTGGGCACCCTCGCCCGCCGGCAGATGGTCGATTTCCTTGCCGTCCAGCATATAGCCGGTGCAGACCTCGATGGTGTCGAAGCCGTCGAGAATATCGAGCTTTGTAAGCGCCAGACCCGTGATGCCGCAAGTGCGGACTGTCTGCCGCACTAGGGCGGCGTCGAACCAGCCGCAGCGGCGCGGGCGGCCGGTGTTGGTGCCGAACTCGCGGCCCCGCTCGCCGATCTTGCGGCCGATCTCGTTGTCCTGCTCGGTCGGGAACGGGCCCTGGCCAACTCGCGTCGTATAGGCCTTGCAGATGCCGAGCACGTAGCCGACCGCACTCGCGCCCATGCCGGTGCCGGTTGCCGCTTGCGCTGCCACCGTGTTGGACGAGGTGACGTAGGGATAGGTGCCGTGATCGACATCGAGCAGCGCACCCTGCGCGCCCTCGAACAGGATGCGCTTGCCCTCGCGGCGCTTGATATCCAGCAGCCGCCACACCGTCTCCGCATAGGGCAAAAGCTTCGGCGCCAGCGCGGTAAGCTCTTTCAGAATGCCGTTGCCGTCGATCTCCTCGAGATTGAGCCCGCGGCGCAGCGCGTTGTGATGCGCCAGCAGCCGATCGATCTTGTGCGGCAGCGTGTCGAGGTCGGCTAAGTCCATCAGGCGAATCGCGCGGCGACCGACCTTGTCCTCATAGGCCGGGCCGATGCCGCGGCGCGTGGTGCCGATTGCGGTGACGGCGTTACTGGATTCGCGTAGCGCATCGAGGTCGCGATGCAAGGGCAGAATCAGCGTGACGTTTTCGGCAATGCGCAGGTTTTCCGGACTGACGGCGACACCTTGGCCCTTCAGCCGCACCACCTCGTCGAGGAAGGCTTGC
This region includes:
- a CDS encoding adenylosuccinate synthase, whose product is MANVVVVGAQWGDEGKGKIVDWLSEQADIVVRFQGGHNAGHTLVINGETYKLALLPSGVLRPSKLAVIGNGVVFDPQAFLDEVVRLKGQGVAVSPENLRIAENVTLILPLHRDLDALRESSNAVTAIGTTRRGIGPAYEDKVGRRAIRLMDLADLDTLPHKIDRLLAHHNALRRGLNLEEIDGNGILKELTALAPKLLPYAETVWRLLDIKRREGKRILFEGAQGALLDVDHGTYPYVTSSNTVAAQAATGTGMGASAVGYVLGICKAYTTRVGQGPFPTEQDNEIGRKIGERGREFGTNTGRPRRCGWFDAALVRQTVRTCGITGLALTKLDILDGFDTIEVCTGYMLDGKEIDHLPAGEGAQARVVPVYETIEGWKEPTANARSWADLPAQAIKYVRRVEELVGCPIALLSTSPEREDTILVQNPFEA